Proteins co-encoded in one Eriocheir sinensis breed Jianghai 21 chromosome 5, ASM2467909v1, whole genome shotgun sequence genomic window:
- the LOC126986183 gene encoding protein white-like isoform X1: MEETNGLLQGDKDGDKGGDNGGDEGGGGGGHTITTAPSKGTTTNTSGSTTVTSTNKGHHHHLRRNTTTDQSGSDNSVVVETDDEQLVYSWHRVNVYTTLTSVRGSGVFKRKTKESREKHILKDVTGVCRPGELLAIMGASGAGKTTLLNVLTHRNNDKLRVTGDLFVNGRRVDPDTLTSRSAYVQQDDLFIGLITVREQLIFQAMVRMDRHLTYSQRMTRVDEVISELGLTKCADTKIGVPGRIKGISGGEMKRLAFACEVLTNPPLMLCDEPTSGLDSFMAQNVVAVMKNMAERGKTIISTIHQPSSEVYAMFDRVLLMAEGRVAFLGEVDAAYEFFSRINMPCPPNYNPADFFISTLAVQPGKEDGCRKAINMICDEFAKSEEGLSIEKAVKENSAEGEQQPGYDSQVDVDVKKSPYKASWWTQFRNVLWRSWLEVIREPMLIKVRFFQVMAIALLIGVIYFGQSLTQEGVTNINGALFLLLTNMTFQNVFGVINTFCAQLPLFLREHFNGMYRTDVYFISKMMSELPFHVIYPFAFVSIAYYMVGFTNNVVDFFVCALIVILVANCAVSFGYMISCMSRNLSIALAIASPLIIPLMLFGGFFLNSGSTPVYLTWLKYLSWFSYGNEALLINQWSDVKSIACRSNETCYPDGHAVLSFLHYEGGTVTANVVNLVILMVGYRLLAFFALLGKTYRKQ; encoded by the exons AGCGGCAGCGACAACTCTGTGGTGGTGGAGACCGACGACGAGCAGCTGGTGTACTCGTGGCACCGCGTCAACGTGTACACCACGCTGACCTCCGTGCGGGGCTCCGGCGTGTtcaagaggaagacgaaggagtcCAGAGAGAAGCACATCCTCAAAGACG TGACGGGCGTATGCCGGCCTGGCGAGCTGCTGGCCATCATGGGCGCCTCGGGGGCGGGCAAGACCACGCTGTTGAACGTGCTGACGCACCGCAACAACGACAAGCTGCGCGTCACCGGCGACCTCTTCGTGAACGGCCGCCGCGTCGACCCCGACACGCTGACCAGCCGCTCGGCCTACGTGCAGCAGGACGACCTCTTCATCGGCCTCATCACCGTGCGGGAGCAGCTCATCTTCCAG gCCATGGTCAGGATGGACCGTCACCTCACCTACAGCCAGCGCATGACCAGGGTGGACGAGGTCATTAGCGAG ctGGGCCTCACTAAATGCGCGGACACCAAGATCGGAGTGCCGGGCAGAATCAAGGGCATATCAGGCGGCGAGATGAAGAGGCTGGCGTTTGCTTGTGAG GTCCTCACCAACCCACCCCTGATGTTGTGCGACGAGCCCACCTCCGGCCTGGACTCGTTCATGGCCCAGAACGTGGTGGCCGTGATGAAGAACATGGCGGAGCGGGGCAagaccatcatctccaccatccACCAGCCCAGCTCCGAGGTCTACGCCATGTTCGACCGCGTGCTGCTGATGGCCGAGGGGCGGGTAGCGTTCCTAGGGGAGGTTGACGCGGCCTACGAGTTCTTTAGCAG AATCAACATGCCGTGCCCACCCAACTACAACCCCGCCGACTTCTTCATCTCCACGCTCGCCGTTCAGCCTGGCAAGGAGGACGGCTGCAGGAAGGCGATTAACATGATCTGCGACGAGTTTGCCAAGTCCGAGGAGGGACTGAGCATTGAAAAGGCCGTCAAGGAGAATTCGGCGGAGGGGGAG CAGCAGCCGGGGTACGACAGCCAGGTGGACGTGGACGTGAAGAAGTCGCCGTACAAGGCCTCGTGGTGGACGCAGTTTCGCAACGTGCTGTGGCGGTCATGGCTGGAGGTGATCCGTGAACCCATGCTCATCAAGGTCCGGTTCTTCCAAGTCATG gCTATTGCGCTCCTCATCGGCGTCATCTACTTCGGTCAGAGTCTAACCCAGGAAGGCGTGACCAACATCAACggcgccctcttcctccttctcaccaaCATGACCTTCCAGAACGTCTTCGGTGTCATCAAT ACGTTCTGCGCCCAGCTTCCGCTCTTCCTTCGCGAGCACTTCAACGGCATGTACCGCACAGACGTCTACTTTATCTCCAAGATGATGTCTGAGCTGCCCTTCCATGTGATCTACCCCTTCGCCTTCGTCTCCATCGCCTACTACATGGTCGGCTTCACTAACAACGTGGTCGACTTCTTCGTCTGCGCCCTCATCGTCATCCTGGTGGCCAACTGCGCGGTGTCCTTCG GCTACATGATCTCCTGCATGTCCCGGAACCTGAGCATCGCCTTGGCCATCGCCTCGCCGCTCATCATTCCACTCATGCTCTTCGGTGGCTTCTTCCTCAACAgcgg gtCCACGCCCGTCTACCTCACGTGGCTCAAGTACCTCTCCTGGTTCAGCTACGGCAACGAGGCTCTGCTCATTAACCAGTGGTCGGACGTGAAGAGCATCGCGTGCAGGTCCAACGAGACTTGCTACCCCGACGGCCACGCggtgctctccttccttcactacgAGGGCGGCACAGTGACTGCCAACGTGGTGAACCTGGTGATCCTCATGGTGGGTTACCGACTCCTCGCCTTCTTCGCCCTCCTGGGAAAGACCTATAGGAAGCAGTAA
- the LOC126986183 gene encoding protein white-like isoform X2 has translation MKMKFAAGALKKGSESGSDNSVVVETDDEQLVYSWHRVNVYTTLTSVRGSGVFKRKTKESREKHILKDVTGVCRPGELLAIMGASGAGKTTLLNVLTHRNNDKLRVTGDLFVNGRRVDPDTLTSRSAYVQQDDLFIGLITVREQLIFQAMVRMDRHLTYSQRMTRVDEVISELGLTKCADTKIGVPGRIKGISGGEMKRLAFACEVLTNPPLMLCDEPTSGLDSFMAQNVVAVMKNMAERGKTIISTIHQPSSEVYAMFDRVLLMAEGRVAFLGEVDAAYEFFSRINMPCPPNYNPADFFISTLAVQPGKEDGCRKAINMICDEFAKSEEGLSIEKAVKENSAEGEQQPGYDSQVDVDVKKSPYKASWWTQFRNVLWRSWLEVIREPMLIKVRFFQVMAIALLIGVIYFGQSLTQEGVTNINGALFLLLTNMTFQNVFGVINTFCAQLPLFLREHFNGMYRTDVYFISKMMSELPFHVIYPFAFVSIAYYMVGFTNNVVDFFVCALIVILVANCAVSFGYMISCMSRNLSIALAIASPLIIPLMLFGGFFLNSGSTPVYLTWLKYLSWFSYGNEALLINQWSDVKSIACRSNETCYPDGHAVLSFLHYEGGTVTANVVNLVILMVGYRLLAFFALLGKTYRKQ, from the exons ATGAAGATGAAATTCGCAGCCGGAGCTCTGAAGAAGGGgtctgag AGCGGCAGCGACAACTCTGTGGTGGTGGAGACCGACGACGAGCAGCTGGTGTACTCGTGGCACCGCGTCAACGTGTACACCACGCTGACCTCCGTGCGGGGCTCCGGCGTGTtcaagaggaagacgaaggagtcCAGAGAGAAGCACATCCTCAAAGACG TGACGGGCGTATGCCGGCCTGGCGAGCTGCTGGCCATCATGGGCGCCTCGGGGGCGGGCAAGACCACGCTGTTGAACGTGCTGACGCACCGCAACAACGACAAGCTGCGCGTCACCGGCGACCTCTTCGTGAACGGCCGCCGCGTCGACCCCGACACGCTGACCAGCCGCTCGGCCTACGTGCAGCAGGACGACCTCTTCATCGGCCTCATCACCGTGCGGGAGCAGCTCATCTTCCAG gCCATGGTCAGGATGGACCGTCACCTCACCTACAGCCAGCGCATGACCAGGGTGGACGAGGTCATTAGCGAG ctGGGCCTCACTAAATGCGCGGACACCAAGATCGGAGTGCCGGGCAGAATCAAGGGCATATCAGGCGGCGAGATGAAGAGGCTGGCGTTTGCTTGTGAG GTCCTCACCAACCCACCCCTGATGTTGTGCGACGAGCCCACCTCCGGCCTGGACTCGTTCATGGCCCAGAACGTGGTGGCCGTGATGAAGAACATGGCGGAGCGGGGCAagaccatcatctccaccatccACCAGCCCAGCTCCGAGGTCTACGCCATGTTCGACCGCGTGCTGCTGATGGCCGAGGGGCGGGTAGCGTTCCTAGGGGAGGTTGACGCGGCCTACGAGTTCTTTAGCAG AATCAACATGCCGTGCCCACCCAACTACAACCCCGCCGACTTCTTCATCTCCACGCTCGCCGTTCAGCCTGGCAAGGAGGACGGCTGCAGGAAGGCGATTAACATGATCTGCGACGAGTTTGCCAAGTCCGAGGAGGGACTGAGCATTGAAAAGGCCGTCAAGGAGAATTCGGCGGAGGGGGAG CAGCAGCCGGGGTACGACAGCCAGGTGGACGTGGACGTGAAGAAGTCGCCGTACAAGGCCTCGTGGTGGACGCAGTTTCGCAACGTGCTGTGGCGGTCATGGCTGGAGGTGATCCGTGAACCCATGCTCATCAAGGTCCGGTTCTTCCAAGTCATG gCTATTGCGCTCCTCATCGGCGTCATCTACTTCGGTCAGAGTCTAACCCAGGAAGGCGTGACCAACATCAACggcgccctcttcctccttctcaccaaCATGACCTTCCAGAACGTCTTCGGTGTCATCAAT ACGTTCTGCGCCCAGCTTCCGCTCTTCCTTCGCGAGCACTTCAACGGCATGTACCGCACAGACGTCTACTTTATCTCCAAGATGATGTCTGAGCTGCCCTTCCATGTGATCTACCCCTTCGCCTTCGTCTCCATCGCCTACTACATGGTCGGCTTCACTAACAACGTGGTCGACTTCTTCGTCTGCGCCCTCATCGTCATCCTGGTGGCCAACTGCGCGGTGTCCTTCG GCTACATGATCTCCTGCATGTCCCGGAACCTGAGCATCGCCTTGGCCATCGCCTCGCCGCTCATCATTCCACTCATGCTCTTCGGTGGCTTCTTCCTCAACAgcgg gtCCACGCCCGTCTACCTCACGTGGCTCAAGTACCTCTCCTGGTTCAGCTACGGCAACGAGGCTCTGCTCATTAACCAGTGGTCGGACGTGAAGAGCATCGCGTGCAGGTCCAACGAGACTTGCTACCCCGACGGCCACGCggtgctctccttccttcactacgAGGGCGGCACAGTGACTGCCAACGTGGTGAACCTGGTGATCCTCATGGTGGGTTACCGACTCCTCGCCTTCTTCGCCCTCCTGGGAAAGACCTATAGGAAGCAGTAA